The following are from one region of the Ananas comosus cultivar F153 linkage group 20, ASM154086v1, whole genome shotgun sequence genome:
- the LOC109725548 gene encoding plasma membrane ATPase 4-like yields the protein MASISLEDVKNETVDLERIPVEEVFEQLKCSREGLSSAEGEQRLQLFGPNKLEEKTESKFLKFLGFMWNPLSWVMEIAAIMAIVLANGGGKPPDWQDFVGIVVLLIINSTISFIEENNAGNAAAALMAGLAPKTKVLRDGKWSEQDAAILVPGDIISIKLGDIIPADARLLEGDPLKIDQSALTGESLPVTKNPGDEVFSGSTCKQGEIEAIVIATGVHTFFGKAAHLVDSTNNVGHFQKVLTAIGNFCICSIAVGMLIEIVVMYPIQYRRYRDGIDNLLVLLIGGIPIAMPTVLSVTMAIGSHRLSEQGAITKRMTAIEEMAGMDVLCSDKTGTLTLNKLTVDKNLIEVLGKDMDRDTVMLFAARASRVENQDAIDASIVGMLADPKEARAGIQEVHFLPFNPVDKRTAITYIDSDGKWHRASKGAPEQIIDLCNLKEDTKKKVHQLIDNFADRGLRSLGVARQEVPEASKESAGGPWQFMGLLPLFDPPRHDSAETIRRALNLGVNVKMITGDQLAIAKETGRRLGMGTNMYPSSTLLGDKSSEVTGLPIDELIEKADGFAGVFPEHKYEIVKRLQERKHICGMTGDGVNDAPALKKADIGIAVADATDAARSASDIVLTEPGLSVIVSAVLTSRAIFQRMKNYTIYAVSITIRIVLGFLLIALIWRFDFSPFMVLIIAILNDGTIMTISKDRVKPSPLPDSWKLREIFATGVVLGAYMAVMTVVFFWIAHDTDFFPQIFGVRSIREHEDELMSALYLQVSIISQALIFVTRSRSWSFIERPGLLLVTAFIAAQLVATAVAVYATWGFARIQGIGWGWAGVIWVYSLVTYFPLDILKFIIRYALSGKAWDNLIQNKTAFTNKKDYGRGEREAQWALAQRTLHGLQPPDASGFFSDKSYRELSEIAEQAKRRAEVARLRELHTLKGHVESVVKLKGLDIETIQQHYTV from the exons atggcCTCTATTTCTTTGGAGGATGTCAAGAACGAGACCGTCGATCTT GAGAGGATTCCGGTGGAGGAAGTGTTCGAGCAGCTGAAATGCTCGCGGGAGGGGCTCAGCTCGGCCGAGGGCGAGCAGCGGCTCCAGCTGTTCGGGCCCAACAAGCTCGAGGAGAAGACG GAGAGCAAGTTCCTCAAGTTCCTGGGGTTCATGTGGAACCCGCTCTCCTGGGTCATGGAGATCGCCGCCATCATGGCCATCGTTCTCGCCAACGGAGGG GGTAAGCCTCCGGACTGGCAGGACTTCGTCGGCATTGTCGTCCTCCTGATCATCAACTCCACCATCAGCTTCATCGAGGAGAACAACGCCGgcaacgccgccgccgctctcaTGGCCGGCCTCGCCCCCAAGACTAAG GTGTTGAGGGACGGGAAGTGGTCGGAGCAGGACGCGGCGATCCTTGTCCCGGGCGACATTATCAGCATCAAGCTCGGCGACATCATCCCGGCCGACGCTCGCTTACTCGAGGGCGATCCCCTCAAGATCGACCAGTCGGCCCTGACCGGAGAGTCGCTCCCCGTGACCAAGAACCCCGGCGACGAGGTCTTCTCGGGCTCTACGTGCAAGCAAGGGGAGATCGAGGCCATCGTGATCGCCACCGGCGTGCACACCTTCTTCGGCAAGGCGGCCCACCTCGTCGACAGCACCAACAACGTCGGCCACTTCCAGAAGGTCCTCACGGCCATCGGCAACTTCTGCATATGCTCGATCGCGGTCGGCATGCTCATCGAGATCGTGGTCATGTACCCGATCCAGTACAGGCGGTACCGCGACGGGATCGACAACCTGCTGGTGCTGCTCATCGGAGGGATCCCGATCGCTATGCCCACCGTGCTGTCGGTCACCATGGCCATCGGGTCCCACCGCTTGTCGGAGCAGGGGGCCATCACCAAGCGGATGACTGCCATCGAGGAGATGGCCGGCATGGACGTGCTGTGCAGCGATAAGACCGGCACCCTCACTCTGAACAAGCTCACCGTCGACAAGAACCTGATTGag GTGCTGGGGAAGGACATGGACAGAGATACGGTGATGCTCTTCGCCGCGAGGGCCTCGAGGGTGGAGAACCAAGACGCGATCGACGCGTCCATCGTCGGAATGTTGGCCGACCCCAAGGAGGCGCGCGCCGGGATTCAGGAGGTCCACTTCCTTCCTTTCAATCCCGTCGACAAGCGCACCGCTATCACCTACATCGACTCCGACGGCAAGTGGCACCGGGCTAGCAAGGGCGCTCCCGAACAG ATCATTGATCTTTGCAACCTGAAAGAGGACACCAAGAAGAAGGTCCATCAGTTGATCGACAATTTCGCCGACCGCGGCCTCCGCTCGCTCGGCGTCGCCAGGCAGGAGGTGCCGGAAGCGAGCAAGGAGAGCGCCGGCGGCCCGTGGCAGTTCATGGGTCTGCTGCCCCTCTTCGACCCTCCGAGGCACGACAGCGCTGAGACCATCCGCCGTGCGCTCAACCTCGGCGTTAACGTCAAGATGATCACCGGCGACCAGCTCGCCATTGCCAAGGAGACCGGGCGCCGGCTCGGCATGGGCACCAACATGTACCCGTCTTCGACTCTCCTCGGAGACAAGAGCAGTGAGGTCACCGGGCTCCCCATCGACGAGCTCATCGAGAAGGCCGACGGCTTCGCCGGAGTCTTCCCAG AGCACAAGTACGAGATCGTGAAGAGGCTGCAGGAGAGGAAGCACATCTGCGGGATGACAGGGGATGGTGTGAATGACGCGCCGGCGTTGAAGAAGGCGGACATCGGGATCGCGGTGGCGGACGCGACGGACGCGGCGCGGAGCGCGTCGGACATCGTGCTGACGGAGCCGGGGCTGAGCGTGATCGTGAGCGCGGTGCTGACGAGCCGCGCCATCTTCCAGCGCATGAAGAACTACACCATCTACGCCGTCTCCATCACCATCCGCATCGTGCTCGGCTTCCTGCTCATCGCCCTCATCTGGCGCTTCGACTTCTCCCCCTTCATGGTCCTCATCATTGCCATCCTCAACGACGGCACCATCATGACCATCTCCAAGGACCGTGTCAAGCCCTCCCCCCTCCCCGACTCCTGGAAGCTGCGCGAGATCTTCGCCACCGGCGTCGTCCTCGGCGCTTACATGGCCGTCATGACCGTCGTCTTCTTTTGGATTGCCCACGACACCGACTTCTTCCCA CAAATCTTTGGAGTGAGGTCGATCAGGGAGCATGAGGACGAACTTATGTCGGCACTGTACCTCCAGGTGAGTATAATCAGCCAGGCGCTCATCTTCGTTACGAGGTCGAGGAGCTGGTCCTTTATCGAGCGCCCCGGTCTCTTGCTCGTCACCGCTTTCATCGCCGCACAGCTG GTGGCTACCGCGGTCGCGGTGTACGCGACCTGGGGCTTCGCCAGGATCCAGGGCATCGGATGGGGCTGGGCCGGAGTGATCTGGGTCTACAGCCTCGTCACCTACTTCCCTCTCGACATTCTCAAGTTCATTATTCGCTACGCTCTCAGCGGCAAGGCCTGGGACAACCTTATCCAAAACAAG acGGCCTTCACCAACAAGAAGGACTACGGGAGGGGCGAGAGGGAGGCGCAGTGGGCGCTGGCGCAGCGCACTCTGCACGGGCTCCAGCCGCCGGACGCCTCCGGCTTCTTCAGCGACAAGAGCTACAGGGAGCTGTCGGAGATCGCGGAGCAGGCCAAGAGGCGCGCGGAGGTCGCCAG GCTTAGGGAGCTGCACACACTGAAGGGGCATGTGGAGTCAGTGGTGAAGCTCAAGGGGCTCGACATCGAGACCATCCAACAGCACTACACGGTCTAA